One window of Pelmatolapia mariae isolate MD_Pm_ZW linkage group LG18, Pm_UMD_F_2, whole genome shotgun sequence genomic DNA carries:
- the LOC134616712 gene encoding insulin-like growth factor-binding protein 3 isoform X1 gives MDSCFRALCMTFVLATFTWRSGAFGPVIRCEPCDPAARLLCKPLPKDCSEKVREPGCGCCLTCALSFGQPCGVYTGRCGSGLICQHQPGETKPLQALLEGRGICANATNKRQTTRPTVPVNELPAENADTQDEERNSTDSGVQTTTYSTHRPIGPFKPPLHPFIPPDILRREQQRRTQFFKTGELPGPLVTDQQNSLETKREPEYGPCRREIESILSNLKISNILNPRGFRIPNCDKKGFYKKKQCRPSKGRKRGYCWCVDKYGQPLPGLDRGERGDTQYYNSDSQ, from the exons ATGGATTCCTGTTTTCGCGCACTTTGCATGACTTTTGTCCTGGCAACGTTCACCTGGAGGTCAGGTGCGTTCGGACCTGTTATCAGATGCGAACCATGTGATCCTGCTGCACGGCTTCTGTGCAAACCTTTACCCAAGGACTGCTCGGAGAAGGTCCGCGAACCGGGCTGCGGCTGCTGCTTGACTTGCGCGCTGAGCTTCGGCCAGCCGTGCGGTGTGTACACCGGGAGATGTGGCTCCGGGCTGATTTGTCAACATCAACCCGGTGAAACGAAACCTCTGCAGGCTCTGTTGGAGGGACGGGGTATTTGTGCAAACGCTACTAACAAGCGACAAACTACCAGACCAACAGTGCCAGTCAATGAGCTACCAG CAGAGAATGCTGATACTCAGGATGAAGAGCGCAATTCCACTGATTCGGGTGTTCAAACCACTACGTACAGCACCCACAGACCTATTGGACCATTTAAGCCTCCACTTCACCCCTTCATCCCCCCAGACATCCTGAGACGGGAACAACAGAGAAGAACCCAGTTCTTTAAAACGGGGGAGCTACCGGGACCACTCGTCACAGATCAACAAAACTCTCTAGAGACCAAGCGGGAGCCTGAGTAT GGTCCCTGCCGAAGAGAGATAGAGAGCATTCTCAGCAACCTCAAGATCTCCAACATTCTCAACCCCCGAGGTTTCCGCATACCAAACTGTGACAAGAAGGGCTTCTATAAGAAAAAGCAG TGCCGTCCTTCCAAAGGCAGAAAGCGAGGCTACTGTTGGTGTGTGGACAAATATGGGCAGCCTCTGCCAGGTCTTGATAGAGGGGAGCGAGGAGATACCCAGTACTACAACTCTGACAGCCAATAG
- the LOC134617437 gene encoding insulin-like growth factor-binding protein 1, translating into MFGLSEKLMFVAAAALVVLSVVRSSPVVGPEPIRCAPCTQQKLNDCPAIPADCKQVLREPGCGCCMACALEEGASCGVHTAHCAEGLRCTPRPGEARPLHALTRGQGICTVDLGQEEDGGVPDHGSLQHILGLNLPFDHQDFAEGQESLKAKVNAIRNKLVQQGPCHTELHEALDTIAISQQRLGEKFTTFYLPNCDKHGFYKAKQCESSLVGPPARCWCVSSWNGKRLPGSNDLVGDSECHQEVTQ; encoded by the exons ATGTTTGGATTAAGCGAGAAGCTGATGTTTGTGGCAGCGGCGGCTCTGGTTGTCTTGTCCGTAGTGAGGTCATCTCCGGTGGTGGGGCCAGAGCCCATCCGCTGTGCCCCCTGTACTCAACAGAAGCTGAATGACTGCCCCGCCATCCCAGCAGACTGCAAGCAGGTGTTAAGGGAGCCAGGCTGTGGCTGCTGCATGGCCTGTGCGCTCGAGGAGGGGGCTTCCTGTGGAGTTCACACAGCCCACTGTGCTGAGGGTCTCCGCTGCACTCCCAGGCCTGGTGAAGCAAGACCACTGCACGCTCTGACCAGAGGACAGGGAATCTGCACTGTAGACCTCGGCCAAG AGGAAGATGGAGGAGTCCCTGACCATGGCTCGTTGCAGCACATTCTGGGACTTAACCTTCCCTTTGATCACCAAGATTTTGCTGAAGGCCAGGAGAGTCTCAAGGCTAAGGTCAATGCCATACGCAACAAACTGGTGCAACAG GGTCCGTGTCACACTGAACTGCACGAAGCACTGGACACGATAGCCATCTCTCAGCAGAGGTTAGGAGAGAAGTTCACAACTTTCTACCTTCCCAACTGTGATAAGCATGGCTTCTACAAGGCCAAGCAG tGCGAGTCATCTCTCGTTGGACCACCCGCTCGCTGCTGGTGTGTCTCGTCTTGGAATGGGAAGAGGCTCCCAGGATCGAATGACTTGGTCGGTGACTCAGAGTGCCATCAAGAAGTTACTCAGTGA
- the LOC134616712 gene encoding insulin-like growth factor-binding protein 3 isoform X2, whose amino-acid sequence MDSCFRALCMTFVLATFTWRSGAFGPVIRCEPCDPAARLLCKPLPKDCSEKVREPGCGCCLTCALSFGQPCGVYTGRCGSGLICQHQPGETKPLQALLEGRGICANATNKRQTTRPTVPVNELPENADTQDEERNSTDSGVQTTTYSTHRPIGPFKPPLHPFIPPDILRREQQRRTQFFKTGELPGPLVTDQQNSLETKREPEYGPCRREIESILSNLKISNILNPRGFRIPNCDKKGFYKKKQCRPSKGRKRGYCWCVDKYGQPLPGLDRGERGDTQYYNSDSQ is encoded by the exons ATGGATTCCTGTTTTCGCGCACTTTGCATGACTTTTGTCCTGGCAACGTTCACCTGGAGGTCAGGTGCGTTCGGACCTGTTATCAGATGCGAACCATGTGATCCTGCTGCACGGCTTCTGTGCAAACCTTTACCCAAGGACTGCTCGGAGAAGGTCCGCGAACCGGGCTGCGGCTGCTGCTTGACTTGCGCGCTGAGCTTCGGCCAGCCGTGCGGTGTGTACACCGGGAGATGTGGCTCCGGGCTGATTTGTCAACATCAACCCGGTGAAACGAAACCTCTGCAGGCTCTGTTGGAGGGACGGGGTATTTGTGCAAACGCTACTAACAAGCGACAAACTACCAGACCAACAGTGCCAGTCAATGAGCTACCAG AGAATGCTGATACTCAGGATGAAGAGCGCAATTCCACTGATTCGGGTGTTCAAACCACTACGTACAGCACCCACAGACCTATTGGACCATTTAAGCCTCCACTTCACCCCTTCATCCCCCCAGACATCCTGAGACGGGAACAACAGAGAAGAACCCAGTTCTTTAAAACGGGGGAGCTACCGGGACCACTCGTCACAGATCAACAAAACTCTCTAGAGACCAAGCGGGAGCCTGAGTAT GGTCCCTGCCGAAGAGAGATAGAGAGCATTCTCAGCAACCTCAAGATCTCCAACATTCTCAACCCCCGAGGTTTCCGCATACCAAACTGTGACAAGAAGGGCTTCTATAAGAAAAAGCAG TGCCGTCCTTCCAAAGGCAGAAAGCGAGGCTACTGTTGGTGTGTGGACAAATATGGGCAGCCTCTGCCAGGTCTTGATAGAGGGGAGCGAGGAGATACCCAGTACTACAACTCTGACAGCCAATAG